Below is a genomic region from Spirosoma radiotolerans.
TTACGGTAGCTATTTTCCTGAAGATTGGTGTAAAACTTCTGCGGCAGAATTGCCGATGTATCGATGTAGGACCGCCACGTATCACGAATGCGCGTTACGAGGTCAAAAGCCCCCAGTGTGCGGGCATCGACATTAACCCGGTAGCAGGGGCGCTCGTTTACTTTGTAGAGCGACGGGCTGACATCGACCACCGCTTCGGCTGCGTTCAAAAAGCCATAGTGGACCCGGTATTCAAGATGTTCACCTGGCCCGAAGCTGGTATTTGTAACCCGCCTGTAGGCGTTCATGGCGACAAAAGCTGTGCTCAGAATGGATAAGATGCCAATGCCAATTAATAACTTCTTCATACGAACAACTGCCCGCACGCTGGGCTTCGTTTAGAACGATGGATAGGTTTGCTTGAGGTAGGTTAAATACCGCTTGAAATTTCCCCCAAACCGGCTGTCAAATTCCTGCCGAAAACGATTCTGCTGTTTTCGATAGGTAAGGTAACCAATGAAATACGCATTATTCGGTAGGTTTAGTTTTCCGAGTGACCGCTTTTTTATTGATCGTACACCTTTCGTACTTCGTTGATCGTTGATCGTATCGGACGACACAACGATTTGCCGGATGGTTTGCCACTTCAACGAATCTTTGACCACCGTTTGGGTGCTGGGTTTAAACGTTCGATACAAACTATCAAGCACTCGGGTGCCCTTCAGAATATGTTCATCGTACCGCTCATAGAACACTTTCGTCGCCAGATAATCCCGGTATGGTATCGAATTCATACCATACTTTTGAGCCAGAAACCGGAGCGCCCCATATTCACCCACAAAATCAGCCAGGTTTTCGTTGTATTCTAAGCTGTTCTTCACAAACAATGTACCGTGAGTCAGCTCATGAATGATTAACTCAGCCAGGCTTCCTTCGGGCCGATCCAAAAAACTGGACAGAATTGGATCATTCAAAAATCCCAGAGTCGACCAGGCTGATACTTCGCCAATACGTGTATCCAAACCTTCCCGTTTCAACTCAGCCTGGGCCGAATCGGCACGGTCTTTTTCAAAAAAACCTTTGTATGAAAAAGTACCAATGATTGGGAAATGCCACTGCCTGGCCACGAGTTGATATGGTTGTGCGGCCGTGACGACCCATAAAATTGGCTTTCCCTGCTGATCGTAAATTGACTCGTAACTGCCCGACTGATCCAAACCGAGCGAATCTAAAGCAAAACGCTTTATTTCCTGGATTAGTTCTATTTTTTTCTTTAATGAGTCTGGGTAGGCCGGATCTGCCAGCACTGCGCTAACGGGTTTTGTGTTCCACAAAATCCGTACCTGGCCCTTTGCCTGCATCCATCCATAACTGACCAACTCCCATTGCCAGACAACTAAGCCGATCAGAACCCCTATGAGAACAAGAGCAATTTTTTTGACCATTGGTTGGAAATATTCAACACAAAAGTAGGGAACTGTTGGGCAAATAGACTAGGCTTCATAGCGGTAAACCACGAGCGGCTTACTTCTGCCAGTCCCACAAAACGACCACCCAAGTCTCGCCAATAGCCGGATCGTAGAACGAGTGCAGCTCCTGAAAGCCCACGCGTGTATGAGCACGCAGCGAGCGGCTATTGTTGGCCGAAATATCCGTTATCAATAGCCTGAATCGGTCGCCATAAACCTCCTGATGGTGCCTAAACATCCGGTCAAACACCTGCTGTCCCCGGTATCCATCGGCTACACAAACCTGCCCCATCACGTAATAGGCATAGCTTGACAGAGGCTTGTCCGCATAGCTAAGTGAATCTATCAATGCGAAAAGAGGCAATAGCTCCGGTACATCGGCACCAAACTCGGGCAGCATTGTCAGGGCGTAGCCTACCACCCGGTCATCCTCTTTGGCAATAATGCTTGGGGCGGCCTGATTCATGCGGGTCAGAACGGCCGGGTCGTGCTCAACCGTGACAAAGCCCTGATTGAGCTGCACGTCAACAGAAACATTTTTACGAAGATTGGCTTGTTGCAGGGCAAGAATTCCCTGTACATCAGCTTCAGACTGAACGGTGGTAATCGTCATACGATAGTAGTACGCTCCGCTTTTGACAGAAAGGCCGCGTCGACTTCTGCTCCGATACCCGGTGCGTCGGGCAGTTCGATTTGGTACCCCTGATAGGTAATGCCTCCATAAACCGGGTCTTCGGCATGCTCAAAACAGCCATCCAGATCGCAGAAGCGTATGTTTTGCCGGGAAGCCGCAAAATGGGCGTTCGCCGTAAGGGCTAATCGCGACTCCGACATACAACCGATCATGCAGGGAATGCCAGCGGCTTCGGCAATGGCGTTGATCTTGAGGGCGTCAAAAATACCACCACTTTTAGAGAGCTTGATGTTGAAGTAATCGACGGCTTCCTCGCGCACTAATCGAATGGCATCCGTAGCGTCGAACAGGCTCTCATCGGCCATAATGGGCACGGTCGCGTTCCGGCGAATCTGGCGTAAACCTGCAATATCATGCCGTTTGATGGGCTGCTCGCAATATTGTACGTTCCAATCGCCGATGGCTCGTAGTACGCCCGAAGCGGTGACAACGTCCCAGCCCTGGTTTGCGTCGGTGCGGATCGGCGTTTTATCGCCAATCGCTTTTCGAATGGCCGCTATCCGGTCGATATCGTCGTACAGATTCGTGCCCAGTTTCACCTTAATGGCTTCGGCTCCTTTTTCCTGAATCCGCAAAGCATCCTCCACCATTCGCTCGGGAGAGTTGATGTAAATGGTTTCGTCTGTGACCAGCGCGCGTTTCGCCCCACCCAGAAACTGGTAGAGCGGCATCCGGGCGGCTTTGGCGGCCAGATCGTAAAGCGCCATGTCGAAGGCGGAACGGGTAGTCGGGTGACCGGGCAGATACCGGATCAGGGCCATCAGACACCCTTCAATATCGAGTGGATCACGCCCGATCAGGAGCCGTGCCATGTCATTGGCCGCGGCCAGGGAGGATGCCTGAGTTTCACCAACGATCATCCAGAAAGGGGAGCCTTCTCCCCAGCCCGTAATGCTTTCATCGGTTTGAATTTCGACCAGGATATTCCGGGCGTTGTCAATCGTTCCGAGCGAGATAGAAATGGGTGCCTTGAGCGGAATGTCGTAGCGGTAAAGGGTGACTTGCGTGATTTTCATTGGATTGTACCCGGCAGTATCCTGCTGTCGGTGGCTTATTAACCCCGACAGCAGGATACTGCCGGGTATACAACTATTCCGGGAACTGACTCTTGTCCAGACCTGGGATTAATCGGAGTGCATTTTTGTAGTACACTTTTTTCAGGATTGGGTCGGGTAAACCCATACCATACATCCGCCAGAAGGCGTGGTATTTTTTGTGGTAGGGGAAGTACTCGTCGTCGGTTTCGAGCACGCGGAAGTAGGTAGCGTATTCAGAGGGTACCCAGCTGTCTTTACCGAATAGAATCCGGTCCTGGTACTTCTCAAAAAACTTGCGGCTGGCTCTTGGCTGACGGCCTAGTTCGGCAATAACCGCCCCGATTTCTACATTCATGTTCGGGAAAACAGTCATCAGGCTGTCGAGCTTGATCAAGTCGTTAGGATACCAACCCATGTGGGCGGCAATAAATGTCGTTTTGGGATGCTTGCGGAATACGTTATGCTGCTCGGCGATGAGTTGCTCCCAGGGAACCGGATCATTGGCGGCCCGTTTGCGACCACCATGTAATTTGAGTTCGAGCCAGCGTTCGTTGTAGCGGTCCATAGGGTCCCAGAATGACTTAGGGTCAGCCGTGTGAATCAGGACCGGAACCCCCAGTTCGCCACATTTTGCCCAGATGGGGTCCAGACGTGGATCATCGACTCGAATGCGCTGCCCCGATTCATCTTTGGTATTAAGGCCCAGATTTTTAAAAATCTTTAGTCCCCGCGCTCCTTTTTTTACATCTTCCTCCAGCAACTTAACCGCATCTTCCGTCCAGCCTTTCCGACCAACCTCATCGAAATTGAGATTGGTAAATAAGGCCAGTCGCTTCGGGGCCGACTTGGCTGCATTGGCCAAAGATTTATCGAAAAACTGCGTGCCTTCCTGAACACTTCCCCAGCCACGACCGCTCAAATTGACCATAATGCCCATATTCAGGCTATCCATTTGAGCAAGCAGGCCCGTTAAATTCGCCTTGTCCATATCCCACTGGTGATTATGAACGTCGATAAATGGATACTTGGAACGGGTCAATTTGTGTTCCGGCACCTTGAGCGTCGAAACGGGATCATATTCTTCAAAACCCAATGGTTCGGGCGGCTGATTTGACTTGGTGGATTGACCACAGGCCACTATACCTGGTAACAGCAATGCGAAAACATAAGCCAGATGCTTCACGGGTTGTTCTTTGTCATGCTGACGAAGGAAGCATCTTCGCTAACAGCAGGTTTAGTTGAGACCAACAAAAATGTCTTGTGCGAAGATGCTTCCTTCGTCAGCATGACAAGTTAACGGTAAATCAGCGCTACACAATGCGCTGCGATGCCTTCGCCCCGCCCCACAAAGCCAATGTGCTCGGAGGTTGTGGCTTTAAGGGAGATATCCTCTTCTGGAATGGCCATCACTTCGGCCAGGCAGGTTTTCATCGCGGGTATGTGCGGATTGAGCTTAGGCTCCTGCAACACCACCGTTACGTCTACATTCGAGATTTCGTAGCCTGCCCCCCGCACCATGCGGAGCACTTCGGCCAGAAGTAGCTTGCTGTCGACGCCTTTCCAGCGCGGATCTTTGTCTGAAAAGTGATAGCCAATGTTGCGCATGTTGGCAGCTCCCAGCAGCGCATCGCACAGCACATGGCAGACCACATCGGCGTCGGAGTGACCAACCGGCCCGAATGTACTTGGAATTTGAATACCACCCAGCCAGAACGCTCGCCCTTCTTCAAGGCGGTGAACATCATAACCTTGTCCAACTCGTATTTTCATGCGGTAAATCCATTTTCACGAAGGTAAGCGTCAACCTGATGGAGAAATTCGGAGGCATGATTCACGGCTGCACTGGCGTCCTCAATGGAAATGTCGAAATCAATTTCGTAATCTCCACCCTGCCGTAAATTGAATAACTCCGAAATAATTACGCTGAACGATTCGGCAAACAATCCTGTCTTTATAAACTGTTTTCTAAACTCCGTATGGGCACCTGTGTGCGTTTTAGGAGTGCTATCACTGGTAGCCTGTAAGAGAGCCATAATGCTATGAAACAAAGAGTAATAAGCTCGGTTACAGGTTCCATCAGGAAAGTTGGCTTTAAGAAGAACTTGTGCTTCTTCCAGGTCTTCTCCCGCTTTCTGTAAGTAAGCGCTAACTCTTTTCAAGTCGCTCATGCGCAGATGCCTTCTTGTTGGATTGATTCGTAAAGAGGTATATGTCCTGATAAGTAATTGGACAGGCTTGTCGGAAAAACAGATACCTCTACATCATATTGTAAGGCCAAAGCCCCAATGCTGGGGGCCATCATTCTAACTTCCTTTCCGGCCTTAACCTGCTCATCTCGCAATAAGACCAGATAGTCCACATCTGATTCGGCATGGAAATCACCTCTTGCATACGAACCATATAAGATGACCCGGTCAAGGCGCTCACCATATAGCTCGGTGAGCGCCTGCTTTACTTCCTGTGATAAAGCCTGAAGTTGATCACCGGAAAGGGCTTTAGGCTGGTAGGTCGTTTGCATAAGGGGTATAGGTTAATCCGTCTGCCGGTAGTACAGGGTCGAGCAGTTGTCTTTCCGCAATACCTGCCGGGCCATTGTCTGAATACCGGCGGGAGTAACGGCCTGAATCTGGGCGGCTTCCTGATTAACCAGGTCCGGGTTACCTGCATTGGCCGCGTACGCGAGGTTCATGGCCCGGTTCAATAATTCAACTTCTGAGAATGCCAGTGTGGCTTCCGCCTGATTTTTTACTTTCGCCAGTTCTTCGTCAGGTACAGTCTGGTCAATGAATTCCTGGACAATCGACTCCACGGCGGCATCGGCTTCTTCCAGCGAAATACCCTTATTCAGATTTCCCTGAACCACCAGCAAGCCAGGGTCGATGGACGCGGTAATGTAGGCGTTTACGCTACTGAACAACGGATTTGTGCGCAGCAGTTGCTGATAAAGACGGGACGATTTGCTGCGTCCCAACATGTCGCCCAGCAGATCAGTGGTCTGGAAGTTAGCGTCGAAACGACCCGGCATGTGATAAGCTTTGTACAGGCTGTCCAACGGTACTTTTGCCGACGTTTCAATCTTTCTGGCCTGGGTCTGCTTCGGTTCGGTTGGGAGCTGGCGCACGTAGGGGGCACCCGCCTGAATCGGGGCGAACCACTTGGCGCACAATTGCTTCACCTGCTCAACGGTGACGTTGCCCGCCACCACCAGAATCGCATTGTTGGGCAGATAGTATTTAAAGAAAAACGACCTTACATCCTCCAGTGTCGCATTTTCGATGTGGCTAATGTCTTTGCCAATCGTTGCCCAGCGGTACGGATGTTGCTGGTAGGCCAGGGGGCGAAGCTTAAGCCAGACATCGCCGTAGGGCTGATTCAGATAGCGTTGTTTAAACTCTTCAATGACCACTTTTTGCTGGACATCCAGCACCTGTGGATCGAACGAGAGGCTCAGCATCCGGTCCGATTCCAGCCAGAAAGCCGTCTCCAGGTTAGCCGCCGGAAGAGTAATGTAATAGTTGGTAATGTCGGGGCTGGTAAAGGCGTTGTTTTCGCCACCAACCTTTTGCAGCGGTTCGTCGTAACTGGCAATATGTTGCGATCCGCCAAACATCAAATGCTCAAACAAGTGAGCAAAGCCCGTTTTGGTTGGATCTTCATCGCGCGAACCAACATTGTACAGAATATTAACAGCGGCCATCGGTGTCGATGCGTCTTCGTGGACGAATACCTGTAAGCCGTTGTCTAAGACAAATTTTTCGTAAGCAATCATGGAAAAAGCAGTTGCGTATAGCCTTCATACTATACTACGCATTGAACAAAAGTAAGGTTCTGGTCGTATAGAATCAAACGATGTAATTTCGACGACTACTTTGTCCATTCTCAAAAATACGTTTCTGGTTTTAAGCTGCCTGTTTTTGCCGCTCCTGGCTCCGGGGCAGGTACTCACAGACCCCACTGTTCAACAAACCGTTCTGACAACCCTGGACGATATTTACAATCTGGAATTCTCTGATGCCGACACTCAGATACGGCAACTTCAGGCGCAATATCCGCAGCACCCAATTGGCCCCATTTTGCGGGCCACTCAACTGGAGCTTCAATATTTGCCTTTACACGAAAATAAGGCCGCGACGGCGCAGTTTGTGCAGGCCGTAGATCAGGGGCTCGCGCTGGCCAAAAAGATGCTTGAAAAAAAAGAAGATGACCCGGAAGCGGTGTTTTTTGCGTTGACAGCCCATAGTTATCTGGCCTCGCTCTACAACAACAAAGGCGAGTCTTTAAAAGCCGTTGGTGAGTCGAAAAAGGCCTACAATTACCTGCGGGATGGCTTCGTGCTGATGGGGAAGAATCCCGATTTTTATTTCACAACTGGCCTATACAATTACTACATCGAACGCTATCCGATGGACCACTCGATTGTGAAGCCGTTCATGCTTTTTTTTGAAGATGGCGACATGCCGAAGGGGCTGAAACAAATGGACACTGCGACTAAAAAAGGACTTTTCATGCGGCCCGTCGCCAATTACTACCTGGCGCATATTCTACTGAAGCACGAGATGGACCCAGTCAAAGCCGTTGTTTATGCGAAATACCTGGCGGATAAATACCCGAGAAATCCACTTTTCGGCATGACCTGTGCCGAAGCGCTCCTGTTGGCGGGCCGCTATGCCGAAGCCCGGCCCTATGTGCAACGGTTGAAGCAGATGCCAAATAAACTGGTGCCAATGGCCGTTCACACCTTTACGGGAATGCTGGCTGAGTATGCCGACAAAGATGATAAGGAAGCGGCAGAAGCCTACCAAACCGCCCTTCGATTACCCTTCAATGACCCCTATACAAAAGAATATCACGCCTTTGCCTATGCAGGTCTGGCGCGTATTGCCGCCCGCGCCAATGACCCCAATCGGGCAAGGATAAATTACAGAAAAGCCCTCGCCGTAGGCCAATATAAATCACTGATCCGCGAAGCAAAAGGGTTTAAGTGATGTATGATATAGGCTGTATGGTGTATGTCACAAAATACATTATACATCTTTAATAGTCCACCTCTAAATTCAGCACTTTGCGTAGTTCATGCAGGGCCGGATTTTTCTCGGCGAGGAAGTTGAACTTATCCTGCGAGCTGTAAATCATCTTTTTAGTTTCCTGAACCATGACTTTGTGCTCCAGCTGAATCTGGCTGTTCTGTAGCTCGGTACGCAAATAGCCCATCAGATCAGGTTTTACGTCGGTCAAATACCCTACCTGTAGAGTGTTGTCGAGGGTCAGGTGAATCACTGTTCCATCGAGAACCAGGTCCCGATTAAGGACCAACTGTTCAGTGGTGGAGTCGTTCTGCTGTTGGCGAATTTTGGAGAAAGCGCGCCAAACGTCTATCAGTTCATCAAACGTGAACGGTTTATCTGGCCGGGTAGGAGCGGTTGATACTACTTCAATATCCGAATCGGCTGAAGGCACTACCGGCCCGGCCGTCAGCGCTACCGTAGATCGCAATCGGCTGGTAGCCGGGCGGGGTGGCGGAGCTATCTGTGGTCTGGTTTGCGCTTCGGGTTTGATGGCCACCGTTGGCGTAACTACAGTGGCTGGCGCTACTATCGGCTTTACGTCTACCAGTGCCGTCGCCACTTCATTTGGCCTTACTGGCTGGCCGTTTTGCTGACCTGTTCCCGTTGATAAAGCCCCGTTTGTACCGTTATTGGCGTGGTAGGCATTGGCGGGCTCGCTCGTAATGGGGTGGCTTTCGGTTAACTGATGGCCGTTACTCGCTGACTGCTGCGAGGGGCCGGGTGTTGGTTTGCCGTTTTTTTTTTCGTCTACCGGTAGCTCGGCAGGAAAACGTTCGGAGGCAGCGTTGCTGTTTGGCGGAAGCGTAAGCTCAGGTAACGTATCCCAGTTAAGCAGGTTACGTAAGTTTGCTAACTTCATCAGCCAGAGTTCCGTATGCAACCGCTGATCTTTAGCCTGTTTGTAATTCATGTCGCACTGCCCGCCCAGGCTGAGGGCCGAAAGCAAAAACGACATGGGTGCCCGAACGGCCTGGTCGAGGTATTGTCGACGGACGTTCTCGGTTACTTGCAGCAACTGCACCGTTGCCGCATCTTTACAAACCATCAAATCGCGAAAATGGCGACACAGTCCAACGACAAACTGATGTCCATCGAAACCCTTTCGCAGAATTTCGTCGACCGTCAGCAGGCTTTGTGGCAGATTGCCGGCCAGCAAGAGATCCGTTAATTTGAAATAATAATCGTAGTCGAGGATGTGCAGGTTGTCCAGTACTTCCTTGTACCGAATGATACGGTCGGCCGCGAAGGTCACGTTCAGGTCAAACATAGACAGCGCATCCCGCAGGCCACCATCGGCTTTCTGGGCAATCAGGTCAAGCGCTTCGGGTTCGGCAGTGATGCCTTCTTTGGCCGCAATACCGGCAAGATGGCCAGCAATGTGCTGTGGCTGAATCCGGTTGAAATCAAAAATCTGGCAACGGGACAAAATCGTCGGCAGGATTTTGTGTTTCTCGGTCGTTGCCAGAATAAAAATGGCGTAGGAGGGAGGCTCCTCCAGTGTTTTCAGGAACGCATTGAAGGCCGCCGACGAGAGCATATGAACCTCGTCAATAATATAGATCTTGTATTTGCCCGACTGGGGCGGATACCGAACCTGATCGATCAGATTCCGGATGTCTTCAACGGAGTTGTTCGAAGCGGCATCCAGTTCATGAATATTGAAGGACGCATTTTGATTGAAGCTCACGCACGATTCGCAGGTATCGCAGGCTTCTCCTTCTACAGTCAGGTTCTGGCAGTTAATGGTCTTAGCCAGAATTCGGGCACAAGTCGTTTTGCCAACCCCACGTGGCCCGCAAAACAGGAAGGCCGACGCTAAGTGATTGGTCTTGATGGCATTCTTAAGTGTGGTGGTAATATGCTCTTGCCCCACAACCGTGTCGAAAGTAGCAGGGCGGTACTTGCGGGCCGAGACCACGAAATTTTCCATACTCAAAGTTAGCAAGGCCGGGGCGCATTTCAAACGAAGGATCGCGTCTGTTCGGCATCAAATCTCCCGACCACAGTGAGGACACACGTTCCGGCTGGGTTTTTTACGGTCGCGGATGTGCTCGTTAAAGCCAGATACCAGAATACCCGTTGGCAGGGCAAACAAGCCAATGCCGACTATAGCCGTAATGCCACCCAACATTTTTCCTAAAGGTGTAATAGGGTGAATGTCACCGTAACCCACAGTCGTCATGGCTGTAACGCCCCACCACATCGTGGCCGGAATACTCGAAAATTTATCGGGCTGAGCCGGATGTTCCACATAGTACATGACGCTCGACACGATAATGAGCATGAAAACGACAAGCATCGTGCTCAGAATCAGCTCTTCTTTCTTTTCGGCCACCACGTTTTGAATCAACCGGAACGCGTGCGAATAACGGGAAATGCGAAACAGTCGGAAAATACGGAACAGGCGTAAAATTCGGACGATGGCCAGGTCCGTGGCGAACAGCGAGAAGTAGAACGGAAAAATGGCCAGAAAGTCGATGATGGCGCTGGTGGAGAACATGTACCGCAGGCGCCCCCAAAACCAGTGGCTATACTTGTCATTCTCAACACAAACCCAGAGACGGAGCAGGTATTCGATGGTGAAAAAGATCACCGAGAACAACTCGAAATCAATGAACAATCGCGCGAACTGCTCGTTGTATTCCTCCACGGTATGCAGGACAATAGCAATGGCATTCAGCGTAATAATCGTAATCAGCAGCAGATTAAAGACGAGGCTCATGCCCCGCCGTTTCCCGGCTGAAATTTCGAGTGTACGATAGACAAGTTTACGGAGATGTAGCATGAAGAAGATCGGTCGGTGGTTCTGCAAGCTACTAAGCAAATACGTATTTGCTTTCCGAAAAAAATAAGTTGCTGCTAATGAGTGGCTACGGAATCATGAGCTTGATCCACTGTCCGATAATGCCGGATGGTAAACAGGGCCGTAAGCATTGCGACAACCGCCAGTCCACCCGCAAACAGACCAATGGTGGGCACTGACACATACTCCTGGGCATGACCGGCGAGATACGATCCGGCAATATCGCAAAGGTTGATAAACGCCATATAGGTAGTGAACTGAGACCCTTCGACGCCGGGTCGACAAATGGCCATAAGCACCGGCATGGCCGCGATACTAATGCTGGGGTCCATGAAATAAAGCGCAACCAAACCCGTCTGGGCTACTTCGCGCTGAACCCACTGGGCCGACAGGGAGTTGAATACCAGCAGATAAACCGCTACCATCGCCAGCACAATGACCAGAAGTAGGCGTGGGCTGATGCGGTCGGCAACGTAGCCCCCTGCCAGCGCCACTGCAGTGGCTACCAGCATTCCATACGTACCTGTTAAACCCGAAACGGAGGTGTCGGTCCAGCCAAGCGTATGAATCAAGTGGTAGTTATACCCGCGCATGAACAAACTAATGCTCACATAAGCCGCTACCACCGAGCCAAAAAGGAGTAGACTTCGCCGAGCGAACAATCCCTTGAATAACTCGGTAAAGAGCCACCGAAAATCATGCTCAGGCCGCTCTAGTGGGCCATCGGTACTCACTGAGCGGGGGGCTAACGGCTGGCGTTTGACCGAAGGCAGAAGCTGGTCGTCAGGGCGTTCGCGAATAAAGAACGTTAAGGCGGTCAGGGCTAGCAGTAAGAGCGATTGAACCAAGGCCGCATTAAAAAAGCCGTATGTCCGCAGAAGTTGCGAGAATACGGCAGCCCCAACGCCGGTGCCAATCAGGAAACCCGCCCGCATGAAGGCATTGACGCGCCCACGTTCGTCTTCTGGAATAACCGAAATGGCCATAGCATCGACACTCGCATCCTGAATGGCGGCAAAAACGCTGTGCGTGAAGAAGAACCACGCCAGTGTGATCACATGTTTGGCCGGATCCTGCACGAATAATAAGCCCAGTGATGCTAAACCTGCCAGGCATTGGGTGCCGATCACCCAGGGTTTTCTACGCCCCATAGCCGAATTCTGGTAGCGGTCGATGAGCGGCCCCCAGATAAACTGAAAGGCCCAGGGTAATCCGGCAATGGCAGCAAATGACCCGATGACTTTAGGTTTAATGCCTTCTGCCGCGAGGTAGTTGGTTAACGCCGTAAGCGAAAAACCCGCCGGAATCCCCTGCATGACATATAGGTAAAAAAAGACAAAATACCGTAACAACCGACTTCGGCTTAGCGTCAGTGGATAGGTCGTTGGAGGAAGGGTCGTCAGCACAGATCGGGTTGAGTATGTAAGCCTATAGTCTTAAACTATAGGCAACCAGATATGTAGGACTTAACGATTAATAAATATGTTTCGGCTGTTGTCGAACTATCCTGCAAAAAAACCGTTAGTCTATTGCAAGAACCGGATAATCTCTCTAACATTGTCCGCGTTTTCAGCGCAAAACCGATGGCAAAGCTCGTTTATTTACCGACTTTCTTCCACACTACGCCATTTCGGTTTAGGTCCGAAAGGACTATATTATTTTGTTTGCCTATGTGGTAAACTATTTCCGCCAATTTTCTCGTTTTATTCACCTAACAAATCAGCTCGGATTACGCTGTCTCCGTTTCTGCGGCTTTACAACCGCCCAATAAACGACAATGATCAAACCAGAAGTAGTCAACGATCTATATATCGTTCAAGTCGCGAATGAAGATCATTTGCGCCTGGCCGAAACCATCTGCCGGGAAATGGAAGAAAGTGCAAAAGCTCGGGGAACCGGTATTGCCAAGCGCTCTCCCATTTATGTGATGGAAAAAATGCTCGAAGGAAAAGCTATTGTGGCCATGACGCTTTCGGGCGAATGGGTAGGCTTTTGCTACATCGAAACCTGGGAGCACGGTAAATTTGTGGCTAACTCCGGGTTGATCGTGCATCCCGATTACCGAAAAAGTGGCATTGCTACGCGAATCAAAGCAAAAGCATTTGAGTTGTCGCGGGCTATGTTCCCTACTGCCAAGATCATAGGTATTACAACAAGCCTGGCGGTAATGAAAATCAATTCCGATTTGGGTTATCAGCCGGTAACGCTCAGCGAACTACCCGCCGATGATGCCTTCTGGAAGGGTTGCCAAACTTGCGCTAATTTCGACATCCTGACCCGGACCAACCGCAAACACTGCTTGTGCACGGGCATGCAATACGATCCTGAAGAACATAAGAAGGAGCTGAAGGACGAAAAGTGGAATTTCCTCAAAGAGTCGAGTCTGTATGAGCGCTGGATGCGTATCAAGAAGCGTATTCTGATGCGGATCAGCCCGTCTGAACGGACGCGGTTACGCCGTGAACACG
It encodes:
- a CDS encoding tetratricopeptide repeat protein is translated as MSILKNTFLVLSCLFLPLLAPGQVLTDPTVQQTVLTTLDDIYNLEFSDADTQIRQLQAQYPQHPIGPILRATQLELQYLPLHENKAATAQFVQAVDQGLALAKKMLEKKEDDPEAVFFALTAHSYLASLYNNKGESLKAVGESKKAYNYLRDGFVLMGKNPDFYFTTGLYNYYIERYPMDHSIVKPFMLFFEDGDMPKGLKQMDTATKKGLFMRPVANYYLAHILLKHEMDPVKAVVYAKYLADKYPRNPLFGMTCAEALLLAGRYAEARPYVQRLKQMPNKLVPMAVHTFTGMLAEYADKDDKEAAEAYQTALRLPFNDPYTKEYHAFAYAGLARIAARANDPNRARINYRKALAVGQYKSLIREAKGFK
- a CDS encoding DNA polymerase III subunit gamma/tau, encoding MENFVVSARKYRPATFDTVVGQEHITTTLKNAIKTNHLASAFLFCGPRGVGKTTCARILAKTINCQNLTVEGEACDTCESCVSFNQNASFNIHELDAASNNSVEDIRNLIDQVRYPPQSGKYKIYIIDEVHMLSSAAFNAFLKTLEEPPSYAIFILATTEKHKILPTILSRCQIFDFNRIQPQHIAGHLAGIAAKEGITAEPEALDLIAQKADGGLRDALSMFDLNVTFAADRIIRYKEVLDNLHILDYDYYFKLTDLLLAGNLPQSLLTVDEILRKGFDGHQFVVGLCRHFRDLMVCKDAATVQLLQVTENVRRQYLDQAVRAPMSFLLSALSLGGQCDMNYKQAKDQRLHTELWLMKLANLRNLLNWDTLPELTLPPNSNAASERFPAELPVDEKKNGKPTPGPSQQSASNGHQLTESHPITSEPANAYHANNGTNGALSTGTGQQNGQPVRPNEVATALVDVKPIVAPATVVTPTVAIKPEAQTRPQIAPPPRPATSRLRSTVALTAGPVVPSADSDIEVVSTAPTRPDKPFTFDELIDVWRAFSKIRQQQNDSTTEQLVLNRDLVLDGTVIHLTLDNTLQVGYLTDVKPDLMGYLRTELQNSQIQLEHKVMVQETKKMIYSSQDKFNFLAEKNPALHELRKVLNLEVDY
- a CDS encoding ion transporter, encoding MLHLRKLVYRTLEISAGKRRGMSLVFNLLLITIITLNAIAIVLHTVEEYNEQFARLFIDFELFSVIFFTIEYLLRLWVCVENDKYSHWFWGRLRYMFSTSAIIDFLAIFPFYFSLFATDLAIVRILRLFRIFRLFRISRYSHAFRLIQNVVAEKKEELILSTMLVVFMLIIVSSVMYYVEHPAQPDKFSSIPATMWWGVTAMTTVGYGDIHPITPLGKMLGGITAIVGIGLFALPTGILVSGFNEHIRDRKKPSRNVCPHCGREI
- a CDS encoding MFS transporter, which codes for MLTTLPPTTYPLTLSRSRLLRYFVFFYLYVMQGIPAGFSLTALTNYLAAEGIKPKVIGSFAAIAGLPWAFQFIWGPLIDRYQNSAMGRRKPWVIGTQCLAGLASLGLLFVQDPAKHVITLAWFFFTHSVFAAIQDASVDAMAISVIPEDERGRVNAFMRAGFLIGTGVGAAVFSQLLRTYGFFNAALVQSLLLLALTALTFFIRERPDDQLLPSVKRQPLAPRSVSTDGPLERPEHDFRWLFTELFKGLFARRSLLLFGSVVAAYVSISLFMRGYNYHLIHTLGWTDTSVSGLTGTYGMLVATAVALAGGYVADRISPRLLLVIVLAMVAVYLLVFNSLSAQWVQREVAQTGLVALYFMDPSISIAAMPVLMAICRPGVEGSQFTTYMAFINLCDIAGSYLAGHAQEYVSVPTIGLFAGGLAVVAMLTALFTIRHYRTVDQAHDSVATH
- a CDS encoding GNAT family N-acetyltransferase yields the protein MIKPEVVNDLYIVQVANEDHLRLAETICREMEESAKARGTGIAKRSPIYVMEKMLEGKAIVAMTLSGEWVGFCYIETWEHGKFVANSGLIVHPDYRKSGIATRIKAKAFELSRAMFPTAKIIGITTSLAVMKINSDLGYQPVTLSELPADDAFWKGCQTCANFDILTRTNRKHCLCTGMQYDPEEHKKELKDEKWNFLKESSLYERWMRIKKRILMRISPSERTRLRREHELETA